From the genome of Candidatus Dormiibacterota bacterium, one region includes:
- a CDS encoding bifunctional diguanylate cyclase/phosphodiesterase, giving the protein MKPGIDPGTARLADETRRLRTGFLRLKSALFDPVTSLYSYNLHLDQLEMHCAGRRLGVIVVEFPAFGALEQMYGWEVGDRFLTGVAAQLKSLKGRLYPESTLVSLDGVYGNTFTLFLREGRGGREVGVPDLAEACALLTVHLEGRLADATWAPTPPAIDCSVGYSLVYPNPSARFERMVHQGIREARGMTLRDADRVQVRRAAELRTIMDEGLLTTHYQPIVDMDLGTIMGYEALTRGPENTAFAVPKALFTASEASRLSGELDALCRRKALLGARGFDPDKKLFLNSLPETLGTPGLIERNLAAALEEVALRPHNLVLEITERTAIEDFEAFGRELDRLRRIGFLVAIDDVGTGYSSLQTISEVPADFLKIDISLIKNIHQSLIKQDLVHSLLQVASRTRTRVIAEGIETAEEHQALRACGVRYGQGFYFARPAPAFPVLARDGKGSA; this is encoded by the coding sequence GTGAAGCCGGGGATCGATCCCGGGACTGCGCGCCTGGCCGACGAGACGCGGCGCCTGCGGACCGGTTTCCTGCGGCTCAAGAGCGCCTTGTTCGACCCGGTCACCAGCCTGTATTCCTACAACCTCCACCTCGACCAGCTGGAAATGCACTGCGCCGGCCGGCGCCTGGGGGTGATCGTGGTCGAGTTCCCGGCGTTCGGCGCCCTGGAGCAGATGTACGGCTGGGAGGTCGGAGACCGCTTCCTGACGGGCGTGGCGGCGCAGCTGAAATCGCTCAAGGGACGACTCTATCCGGAGAGCACGCTCGTCTCCCTCGACGGCGTGTACGGCAACACGTTCACTCTGTTCCTCAGGGAAGGACGGGGGGGCCGGGAGGTGGGGGTCCCGGACCTGGCCGAGGCCTGCGCCCTCCTCACCGTCCACCTCGAAGGCCGACTGGCCGACGCGACCTGGGCCCCGACCCCGCCGGCCATCGATTGCTCGGTCGGGTACTCCCTGGTCTACCCGAACCCGTCCGCACGATTCGAGCGGATGGTCCACCAGGGGATCCGCGAGGCGCGCGGCATGACGCTGCGCGACGCGGATCGGGTCCAGGTCCGGCGGGCCGCGGAGCTGCGGACCATCATGGACGAAGGGCTCCTCACGACGCATTACCAGCCGATCGTAGACATGGATCTCGGGACGATCATGGGTTACGAGGCTCTCACGCGCGGCCCGGAGAACACCGCCTTCGCGGTTCCCAAGGCCTTGTTCACCGCGTCGGAGGCCAGCCGCCTGTCGGGCGAACTGGATGCTCTGTGCCGTCGGAAGGCGTTGCTCGGCGCCCGCGGCTTCGATCCGGACAAGAAGCTGTTCCTGAACTCCCTGCCCGAGACGCTGGGGACACCGGGCTTGATCGAGAGGAATCTGGCGGCGGCGCTCGAGGAGGTGGCCCTTCGGCCGCACAACCTGGTGCTGGAGATCACGGAACGCACCGCCATCGAGGACTTCGAGGCGTTCGGGCGCGAGCTGGATCGTCTGCGCAGGATCGGCTTTCTGGTCGCCATCGACGACGTCGGGACCGGCTACTCGTCGCTGCAGACGATCTCCGAGGTCCCGGCGGACTTCCTGAAGATCGACATCTCTCTCATCAAGAACATCCACCAGAGCCTGATCAAGCAGGACCTGGTGCATTCGCTGCTCCAGGTCGCGTCCCGGACACGCACGCGGGTCATCGCCGAGGGGATCGAAACCGCGGAAGAGCACCAGGCTCTGCGGGCGTGCGGAGTGCGCTACGGGCAGGGGTTCTATTTCGCCCGCCCGGCGCCGGCCTTTCCGGTGCTCGCGCGGGACGGGAAGGGTTCGGCCTAG
- a CDS encoding PAS domain-containing sensor histidine kinase produces the protein MSYEVARNVLAAIATVSGVVALALAVVTVHLLRRSVRRVKEHLEELRRHPLVGVLPAETEPELRPLTSELNHLLADLRARLHETEKRSADIEGFAAGPPDLALIGTDADWGVTFFSRGAVSLLGWPPEEVAGRHVEALFSEGEWDRVLPKLARRSLREAGFSETVRLQRRDRSVLTAQVSIATAAGDGSSMLLAARDLTSEQELHARLRESEERYRNLVEGMGDGVFILQDDRIVYANAALARMAGTEREALRDSSLARLVHSHDLLRVLEVLRQARSGMESAGEVRCLLSSRGSRTLEVRLAWARTEFQGRAALVGTVTDVSDWARFERALAGSQARLQATLESNGDGILVLETQGDELRVTLANRAFCDLWGVAAGDLIGRSVREIVERLGARTDAPALETFLREAQTGDEAHLDALETKDPRAVVDLVAGRIVGTADLPPGLIVTARDVTRRVEGEKELRRTIEELSRAKAEIETAHRGLASAQKNLAESNAQLMTLNAELRSLDEMKSGLLANVSHELHTPLVSIKGYTEMILKRRLGPLTPEQERGLGVALKNIDRLIEMIDNLLSFSRIEKGDTQLHLEDVPLWQIVDEAIEMVGERMRKKNLSVTTEYETDELVVRGDRVKIGQVLVNLLTNAVKFNTEGGRITLTARKGGGGFLEVDVADTGVGIPQDALEKIFERFYQVDSTPRRKYEGTGIGLSIVRDILRLHGCTIRVTSQVGHGSVFTFTLPLSRDQQASASRQAPGRGKSQDTRTP, from the coding sequence ATGTCGTACGAGGTTGCGAGGAACGTCCTGGCGGCGATCGCCACCGTGTCGGGAGTCGTGGCCCTGGCGCTCGCGGTCGTCACAGTGCACCTCCTGCGCCGGTCGGTCCGCCGGGTCAAGGAGCACCTGGAAGAGTTGCGGCGTCATCCACTGGTCGGCGTCCTGCCCGCCGAGACCGAGCCGGAGCTGCGTCCCCTCACCTCCGAATTGAACCATCTGCTGGCGGACCTGCGGGCTCGTCTGCACGAGACCGAGAAACGCTCGGCCGACATCGAGGGATTCGCGGCCGGACCGCCCGATCTCGCACTGATCGGAACGGACGCCGACTGGGGCGTCACCTTCTTCAGCCGGGGCGCGGTGTCTCTCCTGGGCTGGCCGCCGGAGGAGGTCGCGGGGCGGCACGTCGAGGCGCTGTTCTCCGAGGGGGAATGGGACCGCGTCCTGCCGAAGCTCGCGCGGCGCTCCCTGCGCGAGGCCGGGTTCTCCGAGACCGTCCGTTTGCAACGCCGGGACAGAAGCGTCCTCACAGCGCAGGTTTCGATCGCAACTGCGGCCGGAGATGGTTCGTCGATGCTCCTGGCGGCGCGCGATCTCACCTCCGAACAGGAGCTGCACGCTCGTCTGCGCGAATCGGAGGAGCGCTACCGCAACCTGGTCGAAGGAATGGGCGACGGCGTCTTCATTCTCCAGGACGACCGGATCGTGTACGCCAACGCCGCCCTGGCGCGGATGGCCGGGACAGAGCGCGAGGCGCTCCGTGACTCGTCCCTGGCGCGGCTGGTCCACTCCCACGATCTTCTCCGCGTTCTCGAGGTCCTGCGCCAGGCCCGCTCGGGGATGGAATCGGCGGGGGAGGTGCGCTGCCTCCTCTCGTCCCGCGGATCGCGGACTCTCGAGGTGCGGCTCGCCTGGGCGCGCACCGAGTTCCAGGGGCGTGCGGCGCTCGTGGGCACGGTGACCGACGTCAGCGACTGGGCACGGTTCGAGCGGGCCCTGGCCGGGAGCCAGGCGCGCCTGCAGGCTACGCTGGAGTCGAACGGCGACGGCATCCTGGTGCTGGAGACCCAGGGCGACGAGCTCCGGGTCACCCTGGCCAACCGCGCCTTCTGCGATCTCTGGGGGGTCGCCGCGGGCGATCTCATCGGCCGGTCGGTCCGGGAAATCGTCGAGCGGCTCGGAGCCCGCACGGATGCCCCTGCACTGGAGACGTTCCTGCGCGAGGCGCAGACGGGGGACGAGGCGCACCTCGACGCGCTGGAAACCAAGGATCCGCGCGCGGTCGTCGACCTGGTGGCGGGTCGCATCGTGGGAACGGCCGATCTCCCGCCGGGCCTGATCGTGACGGCGCGGGACGTCACCCGGCGGGTCGAGGGCGAGAAGGAGCTGCGCAGAACCATCGAGGAGCTGTCCAGGGCCAAGGCCGAGATCGAGACCGCCCACCGCGGGCTGGCGTCAGCGCAGAAGAACCTGGCGGAGAGCAACGCGCAGCTCATGACGCTGAACGCCGAGCTCAGGTCGTTGGACGAGATGAAGTCCGGCCTCCTGGCGAACGTCTCGCACGAGCTGCACACTCCCCTCGTGTCGATCAAGGGATACACCGAGATGATCCTGAAGCGGCGTCTCGGTCCGCTGACGCCGGAGCAGGAGCGCGGACTGGGCGTGGCGCTCAAGAACATCGACAGATTGATTGAGATGATCGACAACCTCCTGTCGTTTTCGCGCATCGAGAAGGGGGACACGCAACTGCATCTGGAGGATGTCCCGCTCTGGCAGATCGTCGACGAAGCGATCGAGATGGTGGGCGAGCGCATGCGCAAGAAAAACCTCTCGGTCACGACGGAGTACGAGACCGATGAGCTCGTGGTGCGCGGCGACCGCGTGAAAATCGGGCAGGTCCTGGTCAATCTTCTGACCAACGCGGTCAAGTTCAACACGGAGGGAGGACGGATCACCCTCACCGCGCGCAAGGGGGGGGGCGGGTTCCTCGAAGTGGACGTCGCCGATACCGGTGTCGGCATTCCGCAGGACGCGCTCGAGAAAATCTTCGAGCGCTTCTACCAGGTCGATTCGACGCCGCGCCGGAAGTACGAGGGGACCGGAATCGGGCTCTCCATCGTGCGCGACATCCTTCGTCTCCACGGATGCACGATCAGGGTCACGAGCCAGGTCGGACACGGATCGGTGTTCACCTTCACATTGCCGCTCTCGCGCGATCAGCAGGCCTCGGCGTCACGACAGGCTCCCGGCCGGGGCAAGAGCCAGGACACCAGGACCCCCTGA
- a CDS encoding RNA methyltransferase, with protein MKRARALERDRDRRERERTFVAWGLHLAQEALRTRAPLRQIFMTPALPESEEGRELVRGLGGTDAPMVRTTSRVLESIAEGSGDQGVLLLCTRPVLGPEALIRPGTSLVVALHGVQDPGNVGSIVRSSRALGASGLIVLPGCSDPFGSRAVRAGMGAQFSLPIATAGVRPFLDLLGPAGFQLIAADRGGRDTPSEVDLSLPTVLLLGSEAAGLPDDLLRAARRRVRIPMAQGVESLNVHAAAASLLYEVARQREFRFRP; from the coding sequence GTGAAGCGTGCCCGCGCCCTGGAGCGCGACCGGGATCGGAGGGAGCGTGAGCGCACGTTCGTCGCCTGGGGACTGCACCTCGCCCAGGAGGCGCTGCGGACCCGGGCCCCGCTCAGGCAGATCTTCATGACCCCGGCCCTTCCGGAGTCGGAGGAAGGGCGGGAGCTTGTACGCGGGCTGGGCGGGACCGACGCGCCGATGGTGCGCACCACGTCACGGGTCCTGGAGTCGATCGCCGAAGGAAGCGGCGATCAGGGCGTTCTCCTTCTGTGCACGCGTCCCGTTCTGGGACCGGAGGCGCTCATCCGTCCGGGGACCTCGCTCGTCGTGGCGCTGCATGGCGTGCAGGATCCCGGGAATGTCGGCTCGATCGTGCGGAGCAGCCGTGCTCTCGGCGCCTCCGGCCTGATCGTGCTTCCCGGTTGCTCGGACCCCTTCGGAAGTCGCGCCGTGCGGGCGGGGATGGGGGCGCAGTTCTCCCTCCCCATCGCCACCGCCGGGGTGCGCCCCTTCCTCGATCTCCTGGGGCCGGCAGGGTTTCAGCTGATCGCGGCCGACCGCGGGGGCCGGGATACGCCGAGTGAAGTCGATCTGAGCCTCCCGACCGTCCTCCTGCTGGGAAGCGAGGCGGCCGGCCTGCCCGACGATCTGCTTCGCGCCGCCCGGCGCCGGGTGCGCATTCCCATGGCCCAGGGCGTCGAGTCACTGAACGTCCATGCCGCCGCGGCGTCACTCCTCTACGAGGTCGCGCGGCAGCGCGAATTCCGCTTTCGACCGTGA
- a CDS encoding L-threonylcarbamoyladenylate synthase: MTEVQNVDPQHPSSVIIGRAAELLRASKLVVYPTETFYGLAADPRNPAAVERIFASKGRPDRMALPLIAGTRAAVQLCVREFSETAERLAAAFWPGALTLVMPASPALPPRLLGGGSTVGIRISSHPVASALAAAFGAPIVATSANRSGQPAPMTALEVQETLRSEVALILDGGPTLGGLASTVLDLTADPPRVVRSGAVPLSAVEQVLGRRLG, from the coding sequence GTGACTGAGGTCCAGAACGTCGATCCGCAGCACCCCTCCTCGGTCATCATCGGCCGCGCCGCCGAGCTTCTGCGCGCCTCGAAACTCGTCGTCTACCCGACCGAGACGTTCTACGGCCTGGCCGCCGATCCGCGGAACCCCGCGGCGGTCGAGAGGATCTTCGCGTCCAAGGGGCGGCCGGACCGCATGGCGCTCCCGCTGATCGCCGGGACCCGCGCCGCGGTGCAGCTGTGCGTCCGCGAATTTTCCGAGACCGCCGAGCGTCTGGCCGCGGCATTCTGGCCGGGCGCCCTGACCCTGGTCATGCCCGCGTCGCCGGCCCTGCCACCGCGCCTTCTGGGGGGTGGTTCGACCGTGGGGATCCGCATCTCCTCGCACCCGGTGGCGTCGGCGCTGGCCGCGGCCTTCGGCGCCCCGATTGTCGCGACCAGCGCCAACCGCTCGGGACAACCGGCCCCCATGACCGCTCTGGAGGTCCAGGAGACGCTCCGGAGCGAGGTGGCGCTGATTTTGGATGGCGGCCCCACGCTCGGCGGCCTGGCCTCGACAGTCCTCGATCTCACGGCCGATCCACCCCGCGTGGTCCGCTCCGGCGCCGTCCCCCTCAGCGCCGTCGAACAGGTCCTCGGCCGCCGACTCGGCTAG